The genomic DNA TAGCTGTTTGTATAAAGCCAGGGGCAATAGCATTACAACGAATATTTCTTGATCCTAGCTCTAAAGCAATGGATTTAGTAAAACCAATCATACCTGCTTTAGAAGCAGCATAGTTTGCCTGCCCTGCATTACCCTTAATACCTACCACAGAACTAATGTTAATGATAGATCCAGAGCGCTGACTAATCATAGGCTTTGCAGCTGCTTTTACTGTATTAAAGGCAGATTTTAGATTGACTTGTATTACATCATCCCAATCTTGCTCACCCATGCGTAATAGTAAATTGTCTCTAGTTATTCCTGCATTGTTTACCAGTATATCCAACCCGCCAAATTCTTTTATAATTTCTTGCACTAGGTCATTAACTGCAGTAAAATTGGATGCATCAGATCGGTAGGCACAAACTTTTACACCAAAACTTTTTAATTCATCTACTACAGCTTGAGCTTGCTCTTCACTGGAAAGATGGGTAAATACAATATTGGCTCCTTGCTCTGCAAATGCATGAGCAATTGATTTTCCGATTCCTCGAGAAGCTCCTGTAATAAGCGCTGTTTTACCTATAAATTGTTTCATTATTTTCTAGTTTTAATACAAAAATCTGTGGTATTCTGTTGACTTCCTAGCACATTTATCAAGAATACAACTGGCTTCTAAAGCAACAAAAGTAGGAAAAAACTATTATAATTAACAGATAAAACACTAACTCTATCGGACATAAATCTCTTTGTAGAATTTGTTATCGTCACTGTTGGCATATTACCTTACGCTACATCCTACTACCCTTTTATTCATTTACTATTGTATAGGCTATATTTAAACTTGTATACTTCACTGTACATAATTATTCTTCTTGGTCTAGTAGCTATCTAAGAGCATCCGCTACCTTTTTAATTAAGTTCCCAACTCTGCTTAGTTTATGGATACATAGAAGTTTATAGAAAGGGAATACAGTTTTGACATTATTATGTCTACTTAATATACAAAATACAAAAAGCATGTTTGATATACTATTATTTATCAACAATAATCCGCATATTTGCGGTCACTTTAAAAAATCTAGTAGATTTTACATTAATAAACTATATGTACCTAACAAAAAAGACTTCCAATAAATATACCTATATCTCTTTGATAAAAATAATGGGATTAATTGTAGGGTTTAATATAGCTGCTTGTAATTGCAGACAAGCGGAAGCGGGAATAGATACAAATCAGGCTGGTAGCTTAACAATGACCATAAGCGATACCAAGCTAATGGGAAGTTCACAAACAACTGAAGTGTTCTTTAACCTTTCAGATAACACCAAAGAAGCACTATTAGAAAACTTTAAATTGCAAACTTCCGTTTTAAAAGAAAAAGGTGGCACAGGCAGCAAAATAAAGTATAATACCTATGTAGATGGAAAGCCTGCCCCCAAAAAAGATACATTTGTAGACAAAAAACTTATACACTTTACAAAAGATGAAAAATTAGTTCCTGGAGATGCTCCCCTAAAAGTAGGTTTTAAGATAAAGCCAGGAGAGGGTGTTACCAACTTAGTAGTTAAATTTACACTTTTAGATGCAGCAAATCAACCAATCGGCAATAGTATAAAAGTAACCTGGAAAGAAGAAAAGCAACCTATAAAACTAGCATTGGAAAGAATGAGTCCTGAGCATATACAAGGTGCTAATAAGGCCATCCAGCTCAAAATTTCTAATTTGGGAACACAGCAACCAGAAGCCAATCAACTTAAGTTAAAAGCAATTAGAACAACAGGCACATCTGCTGTTATTAATGGCGCTATTCTTACAACCAATACCAACGAATACGAGATAGCCTTAGGCAAGCTAATTGATAATAAAAGTACCATTCAAGGGTTAAATATAATTCCAAATGAAGATACAAAGGCCGAATATACCTTACAGTTACTATACAAAGGTGAGCTCATAGGCAATGAAATAAAGGCAAGTTGGGAAAAAGGTATTGAGCTAACTTTGAGTGGTATAGAACATGACAAAGCTACCCAGTCAATTATCTATACAGTGGCTAATACAGGTTCAATAGTGGCAAGTAACTTAAAGATTCAGTATAGCAGTAAAACAGCAGGTATCAAGCTAGATGGTAATACTATAGGAAGCACACCAAGAATAAAAAGTCTGTACAATTTAAACCCAGGTGCCATATTAGAGAATCAAGTTCTAGGAAAACTGGATTTTAATGGTAATAAGAGTGCTGATTTTGAATTTAAAATAACCTGTGAAGAAGGCTTTACTATAACACAGAGCCATACCTTTTATGATGAAGATATTGATTTATATATTGACAAGTTAGTTTATGACCAAGCCAACGGATTAATTATTTATAATGTAAAAAATAAAGGCACTCGTAAAACCACTAATAAAGTTAAATTAAAATATAGTAATGTAAGTGAGGATGATAATCTAGACGGCCAAACTGCTTTGTTGGAAAACAGCCTTTCAGCTACAATAGATTTAGGAGAGATACCTGGAAACAATGGAGAAACAGGGGATAGGAAACTGGCTATAGACTTCAAATATGCTGACGAATCATCTTTTAAATTTGAATTAATTTATAACGATAATATTATCACACATGAAACAAAAGTAAAAAATTTCAAAGCAAAACCTGTGCAACTAAGCATAGTTCCTTTAACACCTTTAAGGCTAATGGGATCACAACAAGAAATAAAATGTAAAATAGAACTTGGGGCAGACAGCCGACCATTAGACCATATAGACACCAGTAAATTAAGCCTATCTATAACTAATCTGTCAAGAAATAGCGCTTACCTTGCATTAACTTCAGGAAAAGAATCTATAGATAAATTGGCTGGTGAAGACCTTGGTGCTTTAGGTAATGAAGTCACGTTACATATTAATTCAAATGGAAGTAGAGGAGCGCAATTTAATTTTGATATTGAGTACAAAGGAAAATCCCTCACTACTAATCCTCTTAGCATAAGCTGGGAAGAAGCCACCTTAGAAATTATAGAACTAAATGATTTTATAAACAATGATATAGCTACTTTTAAGTTAAAGAATTTAAATCCGCTCGACTCTATAGATACTGAAAGTATTCATATAGAACTATTGAGCAGTAATAACGCTGAGTTTACACTGCTAGATGCAGGTAATACTACAATAGGAAAAACCCCTAATTTACATCAACTAGTGGCTCATCTTAACTTATTACAGCCAGCTAAAGCAACAGAGCCCATTAGCTTTCAACTAGCTAATACCAATGGAGAAAAAGAAGCTACTATTACGCTTATTGTAAAACGGGGTACGAATGAATTAGCTAGAAAAGATGTATTATGGAAAAAGGAAGAGAACCTCATCAAACTTAACTTTGAAAAACTTAGTTTCACAAATGAAGAGGTTATTGGAATTACATTGTTGAATGCAGGCCCTACATTAGATGCAAATACAACAAGAATCCAGCTCACAAATGATAAAAATATTCAATTTAAGTTAAATGGTAGTATAGAAAATAGGATTGATACAACCTTAAAGGAGTTTATAGATGAAGATAACTTTATAAAAGGAGAAACTACAAAGATTTCTTTACAAATAGCTCATGTAGGCAATGAGTATTCTGCTACGTTTACGCTAAAAATATTAGATAACAATAATGAAATAATAGGTGGCAATGAGTTAACGTGGACTAACTTCCAAAAACTAATAGATACAGAAGAAGATCTAGATAGGATAGAAACAATTATTGTGGAAATTAGAACGATTCAAGAACATATTGAGACTCTTGAAAAAGGAAAACAACTAAATTTAAAGATTTGGGAAGAAAATGCAGAGAAAATTATAGATAAGCAGCTCGAGCTTAGAAACACCCTCGAAAATAGATTTGAGAATATTGGTAGTATTGATAATCCAAGCAGAGACACACAAACAGAGAAACTAAGAAATATTCAGGAATCAAATAAAGATATTGAAGAATATATTTTAAATTCCTTAAACTATGCTAGTGCAAATGTGGAGTATTTTGCTCAAAAAATTAAAGATATAAAAGAAGGATCTAAAACTAATGGCCTTATGGGAGTAGTTTCATTAAATGCAGATAGGACTTCTATAAAGGCTTGGGCTATGACACTTTTAAAACTAGAGGACAAATTTGGTGTTTCTACAAATACAGAAACAATAACTCAAAAAGCCATTAAAGCTTATGAAAGTATAAAAGAAGTTATGGACACGCCTATAAAAGTAAACAGAGAGTCAAATGAAACTAATACAAACATTTCCCAAATCGAATTAGATAAGATTTTTGCTTCTCCTAAAATAGAAACGCCTAGACGTATGCAGAAATTTTTTCATAAAAAAAATAATTCTAATGAGAATCCGAAAGCAAGACGAAAATTGGGAATTTGATGAGTAGTTATGGGAGATAAGCAAATAGATATACTTTTAAGCATATGATTGCTTGATTTATAATTACTTTAAATCCTATTCTAAAGTAATTTATTGATAGATAGAAAGAAGAAAATTAATATTTATTTAATCTAAGACCTTACTTTATATAGTTATATATAAATAATATTTATAATAGTTATTTTTTACTTCGCTTATTAAATATTAACTTTATAGGCGTTAAAAGAATTTTATAGCTCAATTTATAACTCATGTACGCAATTGTAGAGATAGCTGGTAAACAGTTTAAAGTAACTAAGGATTTATACATATATACTCCCAAGATGGATCAGGAAGCAGGTTCTTCTGTTTCTTTTGATAAGATCTTACTTTTACAAAACGATCAAGACATACAAGTAGGTGATCCTACTGTAGCAGGTGCTAAAATAGAAGGTAAGGTTATCGAGCATGTAAAGGGCGATAAAATTATTGTTTTTAAAAGAAAAAGAAGAAAAGGTTATAAAACCAAACAAGGACACCGACAAGGTTATACGAAAGTTTTAATTCAAAATATCTTAAGATAATTAGACAATGGCACACAAAAAAGGAGGGGGAAGTACCCGCAATGGTAGAGATTCGGCTAGTAAACGTTTAGGTATTAAGAAATTTGGAGGGGAGCATGTATTAGCAGGAAATATCCTTGTAAGACAAAGAGGTACCCAGCATAATCCTGGCAAAAATGTAGGACTCGGTAAAGATCATACATTATATGCATTACTTGAGGGAACTGTCCTCTTTAAAAAAGGGACTAAAGGAAAATCTTATGTATCGGTAGAACCGGCAAAAGATAACTAAGTAACTTATTATCTATATACTTTAAATCTTTTTAATTAAAAAGATTACATAAAAATCTGTTGAATAACTTACCATGGCTGTAAAAATAAGATTAGCAAAAAAAGGACGTAAGAAATTAGCACTATATGATATTGTGGTGGCTGACCAAAGAGCACCTAGAGATGGGCGTTTCATAGAAAAATTAGGCAATTACAATCCTAATACAAACCCTAGTACCGTTGTACTACATGAAGATAAAGTAATTCAGTGGTTATTTAATGGTGCGCAGCCCACCAATACTGTTAAGAATATTTTATCCTCTCAAGGTATCTTACTAAAAAGACATCTTCAAATAGGTGTGAAAAAAGGTGCTATTACACAAGAGGAAGCAGACAAAAGATTCCTTGTTTGGAAAGAGTCTAAAACACAAAAACCAGGCAAGTTCAAAGCCTAGCTACTGCTAGCAAGCAAGGCAGAATAAATACACCTAGCTTTTATAGGCCGCGGTAAATTTATCCATTTACTGCGGTTTCCCTTTCTTAACTCCCTTCTAAAAGTAAAAGTACATAGTAGTAAGTGGGTAAGCCTATTGATGTATAATAGCTATCCTCAGTTACAAGAAGTGGCCGATCTAGCATAAACCATGTCTTATAAAAATTGTATAATTAAGGACCCACAAATAGGAGGGGCAAAAGGAGGCATTATATTTAATCTAACAAGACTTACAAAATAGCTATCCTCTTCTAATAATATAAATCTCCTGCCCCAGTTTATTTTATTATAAAATATCCCCCTCACTACTTAATTAGCTTTGCTTTATATGTTCTTTTTAGCGAAGTTTAAATAATAAAATTCTTATATATCCGCATCCTCAAAAAACTTTGTATAAAAACCCATTCTATATAACTGTAAATAGGGTTATGCAAAAGGTCTAATAAAATCCACATCAAGAAAGCGGGGATATCTTGTAGTTTAACCTTTATTTTTATATAATGGTTATTTCTTCTAAAATTTCCACCTAATATGCGGATATTGTTCCAAGAGTAATTGCTGCGTAGCCTTTTCTATTTTATTGTATTGTAAATCAAGGGTATGCATACACGTAGCTGGTAAAGCTTTAGCGAGTTCTATAGCTCCTAAACCTCCTATTTGATTACTTCTTAAATGAAGGGTATGCACTTGTGTTGCTGGTAAGGCTTTAGCAAGTTCACTGGCTCCTGCATCTCCTATTCGATTGACACTTAAATGAAGAGTATGAACCTTGGTGCTCGGTAAAGTTTTAGCAAGTTCTCGAGCTCCTGCGTCTCCTATTTGATTACCTTCTAAATGAAGAGTATGCACTTGTGTTGCTGGTAAGGCTTTAGCAAGTTCACCAGATCCTGCAGCTCCTATTTGATTCCAACCTAAATGGAGGGTATGCACTTGTGTTGCTGGTAAGGCTTTAGCGAGTTCACCAGATCCTGCAGCTCCTATCTCATTATTGTTTAAATCAAGGGTATATATGTGTGTAGCTGGTAAACAAGGCCAAAATATTTGAGGTAAATTCTCTACATACCCCATTAAGTGATAAAAGGCAAAGCTTGGAATGGTTGCAGAGGTTAATGTGCTTAATTTTTTACTGCTAAAA from Candidatus Amoebophilus asiaticus 5a2 includes the following:
- the fabG gene encoding 3-oxoacyl-[acyl-carrier-protein] reductase, producing the protein MKQFIGKTALITGASRGIGKSIAHAFAEQGANIVFTHLSSEEQAQAVVDELKSFGVKVCAYRSDASNFTAVNDLVQEIIKEFGGLDILVNNAGITRDNLLLRMGEQDWDDVIQVNLKSAFNTVKAAAKPMISQRSGSIINISSVVGIKGNAGQANYAASKAGMIGFTKSIALELGSRNIRCNAIAPGFIQTAMTEELPEATVAEWVKHIPLRRMGTTEDVAKCALFLASDAASYITGQVIQVDGGMLT
- the rplU gene encoding 50S ribosomal protein L21; this translates as MYAIVEIAGKQFKVTKDLYIYTPKMDQEAGSSVSFDKILLLQNDQDIQVGDPTVAGAKIEGKVIEHVKGDKIIVFKRKRRKGYKTKQGHRQGYTKVLIQNILR
- the rpmA gene encoding 50S ribosomal protein L27 gives rise to the protein MAHKKGGGSTRNGRDSASKRLGIKKFGGEHVLAGNILVRQRGTQHNPGKNVGLGKDHTLYALLEGTVLFKKGTKGKSYVSVEPAKDN
- the rpsP gene encoding 30S ribosomal protein S16; amino-acid sequence: MAVKIRLAKKGRKKLALYDIVVADQRAPRDGRFIEKLGNYNPNTNPSTVVLHEDKVIQWLFNGAQPTNTVKNILSSQGILLKRHLQIGVKKGAITQEEADKRFLVWKESKTQKPGKFKA
- a CDS encoding leucine-rich repeat domain-containing protein translates to MRVLAVRSVNSDWNQLITGFRVAGIIGIENKPQHIINTSGWASKKEIDFSSKKLSTLTSATIPSFAFYHLMGYVENLPQIFWPCLPATHIYTLDLNNNEIGAAGSGELAKALPATQVHTLHLGWNQIGAAGSGELAKALPATQVHTLHLEGNQIGDAGARELAKTLPSTKVHTLHLSVNRIGDAGASELAKALPATQVHTLHLRSNQIGGLGAIELAKALPATCMHTLDLQYNKIEKATQQLLLEQYPHIRWKF